In Micropterus dolomieu isolate WLL.071019.BEF.003 ecotype Adirondacks linkage group LG17, ASM2129224v1, whole genome shotgun sequence, one genomic interval encodes:
- the LOC123985367 gene encoding uncharacterized protein LOC123985367 yields the protein MPSVGMEILGVTLGFLGWILATVSCALPAWKVSAYIGANIVTAHMTWEGIWMDCVAQTTGHVQCKFHDSMLALSRDVQAARALTVTTIVFSIVGILVAMMGAKCTNCLEEESAKARVMQAAGVAFILASLTELIPVSWCANRIIVDFYDPNVHTPWKREIGAALYLGWAAAAFLLIGGGILCSSCPPQPERRYGSPSKIIYSQSRSSQAVAPSGYDRRDYHTFSSSRGRHFGMSIGLELIGISLCILGWIIAIVACALPMWRVTAFIGSNIVTAQIMWEGLWMTCVVQSTGQMQCKVYDSMLALSQDLQAARALTVISILLAILALLISIAGAKCTNCIDDEASKAKVMIISGVFFIVAGVMQLIPVSWSANTIIRDFYNPLLADPQRRELGAAMYIGWAAAALLILGGGLLCCSCPPRETRYNPSRMAYSAPRSAGGPGLERKDYV from the exons ATGCCTTCAGTGGGGATGGAGATACTTGGAGTGACTCTGGGTTTCCTGGGATGGATTTTGGCCACTGTATCCTGTGCTTTGCCTGCGTGGAAAGTGTCAGCTTACATTGGGGCGAACATTGTCACAGCCCATATGACCTGGGAAGGTATCTGGATGGATTGCGTGGCCCAGACCACAGGTCATGTACAGTGTAAATTCCACGACTCCATGTTGGCTCTAAGCAGAGATGTTCAGGCCGCCCGCGCCCTCACTGTCACTACCATTGTGTTTTCCATTGTGGGAATCCTGGTGGCCATGATGGGGGCAAAATGTACCAACTGCTTGGAAGAAGAGTCGGCCAAGGCTCGGGTGATGCAAGCTGCCGGGGTGGCCTTCATCCTGGCTTCTCTGACCGAGCTGATCCCTGTGTCGTGGTGCGCCAATAGGATCATTGTGGATTTCTACGATCCAAACGTACATACTCCATGGAAGAGGGAGATAGGTGCAGCTCTGTACCTGGGCTGGGCTGCAGCTGCATTTCTTCTCATTGGAGGGGGTATCCTCTGCTCCAGTTGCCCTCCGCAACCTGAGAGAAGGTATGGGTCTCCATCAAAAATTATATACTCCCAAAGCAGGTCGTCCCAAGCAGTGGCCCCAAGTGGTTATGATAGGAGAGACTAT CAcacattcagcagcagcagaggaagacATTTCGGTATGTCTATTGGGTTGGAGTTAATAGGTATTTCCCTGTGCATTTTGGGATGGATTATTGCCATTGTGGCGTGCGCCCTCCCCATGTGGAGGGTAACGGCCTTCATCGGCAGCAACATTGTGACAGCTCAGATCATGTGGGAGGGCCTGTGGATGACTTGCGTGGTCCAGAGCACGGGCCAGATGCAGTGTAAGGTCTATGACTCCATGCTCGCCCTTTCTCAAGACCTCCAAGCTGCCCGTGCCCTCACCGTTATCTCCATTCTGTTAGCCATCCTGGCTTTGCTCATCTCCATCGCGGGGGCCAAGTGCACAAACTGCATTGACGACGAGGCATCCAAGGCCAAGGTGATGATCATCTCGGGGGTCTTCTTCATTGTTGCCGGGGTCATGCAGCTCATCCCTGTCTCCTGGTCGGCCAACACCATAATCAGGGACTTCTACAACCCTCTACTTGCTGACCCTCAGCGGAGGGAGCTGGGGGCAGCAATGTACATCGGCTGGGCAGCTGCTGCGCTCCTGATTCTTGGTGGTGGACTGCTCTGTTGCTCCTGTCCACCACGTGAGACCAGATACAACCCTTCACGAATGGCTTACTCTGCCCCACGGTCTGCAGGTGGCCCAGGGTTAGAAAGGAAAGACTATGTGTGA
- the LOC123985826 gene encoding claudin-4-like: MYSAGVEILGMILAVAGWLGVMVACGLPMWRVAAYIGQNIVISQVIWEGLWMNCSVQSTGQMHCRVHDSMLGLPVDLQAARALVIVSMVLCIVGIGLSVAGAKCTNCSRDVSSKPRLVVAAGITFVVAGLLLLVAVSWTAHAIVVDFYDPLLEETGKREFGNALYFGWAASCLLILGGALLCCSCPPKAAPAPSGGGAMPPRIEYSPVKTVSVNAYTRRDYV, translated from the coding sequence ATGTACTCTGCAGGAGTGGAGATCCTTGGGATGATCCTGGCAGTGGCCGGGTGGCTGGGGGTAATGGTAGCCTGCGGTTTGCCCATGTGGCGGGTGGCTGCTTACATCGGTCAGAACATTGTCATCTCCCAAGTGATTTGGGAAGGCTTGTGGATGAACTGTTCAGTGCAGAGCACAGGCCAGATGCACTGCAGAGTGCACGACTCCATGCTGGGGCTGCCAGTGGACCTGCAAGCCGCGCGTGCCTTGGTCATTGTCTCCATGGTACTGTGCATTGTGGGCATCGGCCTGTCAGTGGCAGGTGCCAAGTGCACCAACTGTAGCCGGGATGTGAGCAGTAAACCAAGGCTTGTGGTGGCTGCTGGCATAACCTTCGTGGTGGCTGGACTGCTGCTGCTTGTGGCTGTGTCCTGGACCGCGCATGCCATCGTCGTAGACTTTTATGACCCGCTGTTGGAGGAGACGGGGAAGAGGGAGTTTGGTAATGCTCTGTACTTTGGATGGGCTGCCTCCTGCTTGCTCATCCTAGGTGGAGCCCTACTCTGTTGCTCCTGTCCACCCAAAGCAGCTCCAGCACCGAGTGGTGGTGGCGCCATGCCTCCCCGGATTGAATACTCACCTGTCAAGACTGTGTCAGTCAATGCATACACCAGAAGAGACTATGTCTGA
- the LOC123986305 gene encoding claudin-4-like: MVSAALQMLGTALCIIGWIGSIIVCALPQWKVTAFIGQNIVTAQTTWEGIWMSCVVQSTGQMQCKVYDSMLALSSDLQAARALIIIAILVGILGILLAIAGGKCTNCVEDEGPKAKIGMTSGVVFIIAGVMCLIPVCWTANTIIRDFYNPLLVSSQKMELGAALFIGWGSAGLLILGGGLLCSNCPPKDNHSAKYSAPRSTASKGYV; this comes from the coding sequence ATGGTGTCAGCTGCTCTTCAGATGTTGGGCACTGCCCTGTGCATTATTGGCTGGATAGGTAGCATCATTGTCTGCGCCTTGCCGCAGTGGAAAGTGACAGCCTTCATCGGTCAGAACATTGTCACTGCTCAAACCACTTGGGAGGGCATCTGGATGTCCTGTGTGGTCCAGAGCACAGGGCAGATGCAGTGCAAGGTTTATGACTCAATGTTGGCCCTTTCCAGTGACCTCCAGGCTGCCCGCGCCCTCATCATTATCGCTATCCTTGTCGGTATCCTCGGCATCCTCCTGGCCATCGCAGGGGGCAAATGCACCAACTGCGTGGAGGACGAGGGCCCCAAAGCCAAAATTGGCATGACATCTGGTGTGGTCTTCATTATTGCCGGTGTTATGTGCCTCATTCCTGTGTGCTGGACAGCAAACACCATCATCAGGGATTTCTACAACCCGTTACTGGTGAGCTCTCAGAAAATGGAGCTTGGAGCTGCTCTCTTCATTGGCTGGGGTTCTGCTGGCCTCCTCATCCTGGGTGGTGGACTCCTCTGTTCCAACTGCCCTCCCAAGGATAACCACTCTGCCAAGTACTCAGCTCCCCGTTCAACTGCATCTAAGGGCTATGTCTGA
- the LOC123986301 gene encoding claudin-3-like, whose protein sequence is MVSQGIQIFGMLMALIGWFMVIVVCVLPMWKVTAFIGANIITAQIIWQGMWMNCVVMSTGQMQCKVYDSMMALPQDLQAARAMIIISILTGIFGVIFSIAGGKCTNFIEEERSKAKACILAGVWFIISGLLCLIPVSWSANSTIINFYNPLGIEPQRQSLFTMGKIGKEVAALVLSIIGLIGVAVTAGVPMWRVTSYIGANIVTGQIVWDGLWMNCVMQSTGQMQCKLESSIMTLTADLQAARALVIISLVFCFVGVAITFYGAKCTGCIKKDSSKAKVVILGGILIIISAILVLIPVCWSAAVTIADFQNPLVITTQKRELGSAIYVGWGSAAVLLIAGIILTTSCPPQEAKYGYPGYPPAPMYPYAGPLTNQATYAPVYAPPSTYTGTGTYLPGKPYGAPTTYSARQFI, encoded by the exons ATGGTTTCTCAGGGGATTCAGATATTTGGTATGTTGATGGCTTTAATTGGCTGGTTCATGGTGATTGTGGTGTGCGTCTTGCCCATGTGGAAGGTCACTGCTTTCATCGGAGCTAACATCATCACAGCTCAGATCATCTGGCAGGGCATGTGGATGAACTGTGTGGTGATGAGTACAGGCCAGATGCAGTGCAAGGTGTATGACTCAATGATGGCCCTGCCCCAGGACCTGCAGGCAGCTCGTGCCATGATCATCATCTCCATCCTGACTGGAATATTTGGAGTGATCTTTTCAATCGCTGGTGGAAAATGTACTAATTTCATTGAGGAGGAGCGATCCAAGGCGAAGGCTTGCATCCTGGCTGGAGTTTGGTTCATCATCTCGGGGTTGCTTTGTCTCATTCCAGTCTCCTGGTCTGCCAACTCCACCATCATCAACTTCTACAACCCGCTCGGGATTGAACCTCAGAG ACAAAGCCTCTTCACCATGGGGAAGATTGGCAAGGAAGTGGCAGCATTGGTTTTAAGTATCATAGGCCTTATTGGAGTGGCGGTGACTGCTGGGGTCCCCATGTGGAGAGTAACTTCCTACATTGGAGCCAACATTGTGACAGGCCAGATAGTGTGGGATGGTCTATGGATGAACTGTGTGATGCAGAGCACTGGGCAGATGCAGTGCAAGCTGGAGTCGTCTATTATGACACTGACTGCTGATCTGCAAGCCGCCCGAGCCCTGGTCATCATCTCCCTCGTGTTCTGCTTCGTCGGTGTCGCGATCACCTTTTATGGAGCCAAGTGCACCGGCTGCATCAAAAAGGATTCATCAAAAGCCAAGGTGGTGATCCTGGGTGGCATTCTCATCATTATTTCTGCTATCCTGGTCCTGATCCCCGTCTGCTGGTCTGCAGCTGTCACCATCGCAGACTTTCAGAACCCATTGGTCATTACAACACAGAAGAGGGAACTCGGATCCGCCATCTACGTCGGCTGGGGCTCTGCTGCAGTTCTTCTGATCGCTGGGATCATCCTAACCACATCATGTCCTCCTCAAGAAGCCAAGTATGGATATCCAGGCTACCCACCAGCACCAATGTACCCTTACGCAGGCCCATTGACAAACCAGGCAACGTATGCTCCTGTGTATGCTCCCCCGTCCACATACACAGGCACTGGAACATACTTACCCGGCAAACCGTATGGAGCACCTACCACATACTCTGCTAGACAGTTCATCTAA
- the LOC123986306 gene encoding claudin-4-like produces the protein MVSMGRQMLGLILAIIGFLATIIVCALPMWRVTAFIGANIVTAQIIWEGLWMNCVMQSTGQMQCKIYDSLLALPQDLQAARALVIVSIIAAAFGVILGIVGGKCTNFMQDEISKVKVAIAAGVVFIIAGVLVLVPVCWSANTIVRDFYNPLLTDPQRREMVSMGRQMLGLILAIIGFLATIIVCALPMWRVTAFIGANIVTAQIIWEGLWMNCVMQSTGQMQCKIYDSLLALPQDLQAARALVVVSIIAAAFGVILGIVGGKCTNFIEDEISKVKVAIAAGVVFIIAGVLVLVPVCWSANTIIRDFYNPLLTDPQRREMGASLYIGWGAAGLLILGGGLLCSSCPPKDSQEYPVKYSGARSTATSQAYV, from the exons ATGGTGTCGATGGGACGACAGATGCTGGGCTTAATCCTGGCCATCATTGGCTTCCTGGCGACCATCATTGTGTGTGCCTTGCCCATGTGGAGGGTCACAGCCTTCATTGGAGCCAACATAGTGACAGCGCAGATCATCTGGGAAGGCTTGTGGATGAACTGTGTGATGCAGAGCACAGGCCAGATGCAGTGCAAGATCTATGATTCTTTGCTGGCTCTACCTCAGGACCTTCAGGCTGCCAGAGCTCTTGTGATCGTTTCCATCATCGCTGCTGCCTTTGGTGTCATCCTGGGCATCGTGGGAGGCAAGTGTACCAACTTTATGCAGGATGAAATTTCCAAAGTCAAGGTGGCCATTGCTGCTGGAGTCGTCTTCATCATTGCCGGTGTTCTTGTCCTCGTCCCTGTCTGCTGGTCTGCCAACACCATCGTCAGAGATTTCTACAATCCCCTTTTGACCGACCCTcagaggagagag ATGGTGTCGATGGGACGACAGATGCTGGGCTTAATCCTGGCCATCATTGGCTTCCTGGCGACCATCATTGTGTGTGCCTTGCCCATGTGGAGGGTCACAGCCTTCATTGGAGCCAACATAGTGACAGCGCAGATCATCTGGGAAGGCTTGTGGATGAACTGTGTGATGCAGAGCACAGGCCAGATGCAGTGCAAGATCTATGATTCTTTGCTGGCTCTACCTCAGGACCTTCAGGCTGCCAGAGCTCTTGTGGTCGTTTCCATCATCGCTGCTGCCTTTGGTGTCATCCTGGGCATCGTGGGAGGCAAGTGCACCAACTTTATTGAGGATGAAATTTCCAAAGTCAAGGTGGCCATTGCTGCTGGAGTCGTCTTCATCATTGCCGGTGTTCTTGTCCTCGTCCCTGTCTGCTGGTCTGCCAACACCATCATCAGAGATTTCTACAATCCCCTTTTGACCGACCCTcagaggagagagatgggggCTTCGCTCTACATCGGCTGGGGTGCAGCTGGGCTTCTCATCCTGGGTGGTGGCCTCCTCTGTAGCTCCTGCCCGCCCAAAGACAGCCAAGAGTATCCAGTCAAGTACTCCGGTGCCAGGTCGACAGCAACCAGCCAAGCCTACGTCTGA
- the LOC123986304 gene encoding claudin-4-like, whose product MALQELGISLSLIGVAGTILICALPMWKVTAFIGTHLVVMQVFWEGLWMTCVSEYTGQLQCKLYDALLDLSPDLQAARGLICISLVLECLGFLIFLLGARCTNCLSHPKIKARVVLGSGTTFCLAALTTIVAVSWTANSIIRDFHNPRVPEVLKRELGAAIYIGFVTSGLLFCGGAILCTSCPPQRAQFPSSGYTRARTAARSSYAIKNYV is encoded by the coding sequence ATGGCTCTGCAGGAGCTGGGTATCAGCCTTTCATTGATAGGCGTTGCTGGGACCATCCTGATCTGCGCTCTGCCCATGTGGAAGGTGACAGCATTCATCGGCACCCATCTGGTGGTCATGCAGGTGTTCTGGGAAGGTCTGTGGATGACCTGTGTCAGTGAGTACACAGGTCAGCTGCAGTGTAAGCTTTATGATGCCCTGCTGGACCTGTCACCAGACCTCCAGGCTGCCCGTGGCCTCATCTGCATCAGCCTGGTGCTGGAATGTTTGGGATTCCTCATCTTTCTTCTGGGAGCACGCTGCACCAACTGCCTGAGCCACCCAAAGATCAAGGCTCGGGTGGTGCTGGGCTCTGGCACCACCTTCTGCCTGGCAGCCCTCACCACCATAGTTGCTGTTTCCTGGACGGCCAACTCCATCATCAGGGACTTCCACAACCCTCGTGTCCCTGAGGTGCTGAAAAGGGAGCTCGGAGCAGCCATATATATAGGCTTTGTGACATCTGGGCTGCTGTTCTGTGGGGGAGCCATTCTTTGCACAAGCTGCCCACCACAGAGGGCACAGTTCCCCTCCAGTGGGTACACACGGGCCAGGACAGCCGCACGCAGCAGCTACGCCATCAAGAACTATGTGTGA
- the LOC123986303 gene encoding claudin-3-like, producing MERQLELAALGLALTGWLCAILTRCLALWKVSGTLDNTTATLPAYWDGVWLEWDHWDLAHDGSLHCSFYQSLMSLSGSFRTWRALIMAAIGAGAFAAVIGAAGAVWFPMRGQIKVFSGVLFVLSGILLLVPTAWTCHHTSQPLEGVVLLRRDWGPALYLGWISFALMLVGGVFLTTRCPTSERQVQQPEDSRNPNVEDEASHPLSRINRTTFTQSQYERRSQPI from the coding sequence ATGGAGCGGCAGCTGGAGCTCGCTGCCCTGGGTCTGGCCCTCACAGGGTGGCTTTGTGCCATTCTGACACGCTGCCTGGCCCTGTGGAAGGTGAGCGGCACCCTGGACAACACCACGGCAACTCTGCCTGCCTACTGGGATGGGGTGTGGCTGGAATGGGATCACTGGGACCTGGCCCACGATGGCAGCCTGCACTGCTCTTTCTACCAATCGCTCATGTCCCTTTCTGGAAGCTTTCGGACGTGGAGAGCTCTCATAATGGCAGCCATCGGAGCCGGGGCTTTTGCTGCGGTGATtggagcagcgggggcggtgTGGTTCCCCATGCGTGGCCAGATCAAAGTATTTTCTGGTGTCCTCTTTGTTTTGTCTGGCATACTGTTGCTTGTTCCCACAGCCTGGACGTGCCATCACACCAGCCAGCCACTGGAGGGTGTTGTGTTGCTGAGAAGAGACTGGGGACCTGCACTGTACCTTGGATGGATCTCCTTTGCTTTGATGCTGGTGGGAGGGGTGTTTCTCACCACCAGATGCCCCACTAGTGAGAGACAGGTACAGCAGCCTGAAGATAGCAGGAATCCAAATGTAGAAGACGAGGCTAGTCACCCGCTGAGCAGGATCAACAGGACTACGTTCACGCAAAGCCAGTATGAACGCAGATCACAGCCTATCTGA